The proteins below come from a single Arthrobacter sp. zg-Y1171 genomic window:
- a CDS encoding alpha-1,4-glucan--maltose-1-phosphate maltosyltransferase, which translates to MSTSSALTPEDLPSKDLRFGRIPITNVAPVVEYGRFPAKAVPGEDLVIGATVFREGHDLVGASAVLYDPEGTVAARSRMHPVGLGLDRWEGMLRPAGTGHWSFAVEGWADVYATWHHNAEVKIAAGVDVELMLTEGHQLFITAAAERSGADAEVFRAAAAALADSALPVEERLAAAGTEAVTAILDRDPIRDLVTSSDRFPLLVERELAGRGAWYEFFPRSEGAQWDPATREWTSGTFRTAARSLQRVADMQFDVIYLPPIHPIGTTHRKGPNNTLVAGPQDPGSPWAIGAPEGGHDAIHPDLGTFEDFDAFVGSARELGLEVAIDLALQASPDHPWVTSHPEWFTTRVDGSIAYAENPPKKYQDIYPLNFDNDYEGLSQEILRIVRLWISHGVQIFRVDNPHTKPLRFWEWLIGKVNEEYPGVVFLAEAFTRPPMMHALAKAGFQQSYSYFTWRNTREEIEEYFTEVSRESSAFFRPNFFVNTPDILTEFLQFGGPGAFKIRAVLAATGSPLWGVYAGYELFEHVARPGAEEYIDNEKFEYKQRDFAAAEAEGRSLAPYITRLNEIRRTHPALGDLENLTVHSSTDDCTVVYSKYKETRPGDPSSRDTLIIVVNVDPHSARESTVTLDLDALHLAPQDLNEDGTFWVDDLISGQSWRWGAHNYVRLDAHFEPAHILSVRRNS; encoded by the coding sequence GTGAGCACATCCAGCGCGTTGACACCAGAAGACCTGCCCTCGAAGGATCTCCGGTTTGGCCGGATTCCAATCACCAATGTGGCGCCCGTAGTGGAGTACGGGAGATTCCCCGCCAAAGCCGTGCCCGGAGAGGACCTCGTTATAGGGGCCACCGTGTTCCGCGAGGGACACGACCTGGTAGGGGCCAGTGCCGTCCTCTACGACCCCGAGGGCACCGTCGCGGCCCGCAGCCGGATGCACCCGGTGGGCCTGGGGCTTGACCGCTGGGAGGGCATGCTGCGCCCGGCCGGCACGGGCCATTGGAGCTTTGCCGTGGAGGGGTGGGCGGACGTCTACGCCACCTGGCACCACAACGCCGAGGTGAAAATCGCCGCCGGAGTCGACGTCGAGCTGATGCTCACCGAAGGCCACCAGCTGTTCATCACCGCTGCCGCCGAGCGCAGCGGCGCCGACGCCGAGGTCTTCCGCGCCGCTGCGGCAGCGCTCGCAGACTCCGCGCTGCCGGTCGAGGAACGCCTTGCCGCCGCCGGAACCGAAGCTGTCACCGCTATTCTCGACCGCGATCCGATCCGCGACCTGGTCACCAGCTCGGACCGCTTCCCCCTCCTGGTGGAGCGGGAGCTTGCCGGCCGCGGCGCCTGGTACGAATTCTTCCCCCGATCCGAAGGTGCGCAGTGGGATCCGGCCACCCGCGAGTGGACCTCGGGGACGTTCCGCACCGCTGCTCGCAGCCTGCAGCGCGTTGCGGACATGCAGTTCGACGTCATTTACCTGCCTCCCATCCATCCGATCGGCACCACGCACCGCAAGGGGCCGAACAACACCCTGGTTGCCGGCCCGCAGGATCCCGGCTCGCCCTGGGCCATCGGCGCGCCCGAGGGCGGCCACGATGCCATCCACCCCGATCTGGGGACGTTCGAGGACTTCGACGCGTTCGTGGGCAGCGCCCGGGAACTGGGTCTTGAGGTAGCCATTGACCTTGCACTGCAGGCTTCCCCGGACCACCCCTGGGTGACCAGCCATCCGGAATGGTTCACGACCCGCGTTGACGGTTCGATTGCCTACGCCGAGAACCCCCCGAAGAAGTACCAGGACATCTATCCCCTGAACTTCGACAATGACTACGAGGGCCTCTCGCAGGAGATCCTGCGCATCGTGCGGCTGTGGATCAGCCACGGCGTGCAGATCTTCCGGGTGGACAACCCCCACACCAAGCCGCTGCGGTTCTGGGAATGGCTGATCGGCAAGGTGAACGAAGAGTACCCGGGCGTGGTCTTCCTGGCCGAAGCATTCACCCGCCCGCCCATGATGCATGCACTGGCCAAGGCCGGGTTCCAGCAGTCCTACAGCTACTTCACCTGGCGGAACACCCGCGAAGAGATCGAGGAGTACTTCACCGAGGTATCCCGCGAGTCGTCGGCCTTCTTCCGGCCCAACTTCTTCGTGAACACCCCGGACATCCTCACCGAATTCCTGCAGTTCGGCGGCCCCGGAGCCTTCAAGATCCGCGCCGTGCTGGCTGCCACCGGCAGCCCGCTGTGGGGCGTCTACGCCGGCTACGAGCTGTTTGAGCACGTCGCCCGGCCCGGGGCCGAGGAATACATCGACAACGAAAAGTTCGAGTACAAGCAGCGGGACTTCGCCGCAGCGGAAGCTGAAGGCCGCAGCCTCGCCCCGTACATCACCCGGCTGAACGAAATCCGCCGTACCCATCCCGCTTTGGGGGACCTCGAGAACCTCACGGTGCACTCCAGCACCGACGACTGCACCGTGGTCTACTCCAAATACAAAGAGACCCGCCCCGGCGATCCGTCCAGCCGGGACACACTCATTATTGTGGTTAACGTGGACCCCCACAGCGCCCGCGAATCCACTGTCACGCTCGACCTCGATGCGCTTCACCTCGCCCCGCAGGATTTGAACGAAGACGGCACCTTCTGGGTGGATGACCTGATCAGCGGCCAGAGCTGGCGCTGGGGAGCCCACAATTACGTCCGCCTGGACGCCCACTTTGAACCCGCGCACATCCTGTCAGTTCGGAGGAACTCCTAG
- the treS gene encoding maltose alpha-D-glucosyltransferase, with the protein MPNPFQLHAPGLTNDPHWYRKAVFYEVLVRGFADANGDGSGDFSGLIEKLDYLQWLGIDCLWLPPFFKSPLRDGGYDISDYYDVLDEFGTISDFKRLVAEAHARGLRVIIDLPLNHTSDKHPWFEESRSDPDGPYGDFYVWSDTDQKYEDARIIFVDTEESNWSFDPVRRQFFWHRFFSHQPDLNFENPKVVEAIFDVVRFWLDQGIDGFRADAIPYLFEEDGTNCENLPATHRFLKDLRTMVDENYPGRVIIAEANQMPHEVVEYFGDETGDECHMCFHFPIMPRLFYALRDQKAAPIIQTMEETPEIPAGAQWGTFLRNHDELTLEMVTNEERQAMLGWYAPDSRMRANIGIRRRLAPLLDNSRSEIELIHAMLLALPGSPFLYYGDELGMGDNIWLEDRDSSRTPMQWNPDRNAGFSTADPGKLYLPVVQSLVYHYNHVNVEAQLASSSSLLHWIRQMIMVRRAHPAFGLGSYRNVPTDAEAALAFVRELPDNNPEGEVGETVLCIFNLSQHPISASMKLPEFANRGLRDAFGGTLFPTIGEDGSLTLTLGSHDFYWLRLRSVKSDTSSPQTEAIPMIPISEAARR; encoded by the coding sequence GTGCCCAACCCGTTTCAACTGCACGCACCCGGCTTGACCAATGACCCTCATTGGTACCGCAAGGCCGTTTTCTATGAGGTACTGGTCCGCGGCTTCGCGGACGCCAACGGGGATGGATCAGGTGACTTCAGCGGCCTGATCGAAAAGCTGGACTACCTGCAGTGGCTGGGCATCGATTGCCTCTGGCTGCCGCCGTTCTTCAAGTCACCGCTGCGTGACGGCGGTTATGACATCTCCGACTACTACGATGTCCTCGACGAATTCGGGACCATCAGCGACTTCAAGCGCCTGGTTGCAGAAGCACACGCCCGCGGACTGCGCGTCATCATCGACCTCCCGCTGAACCACACCTCGGACAAGCACCCGTGGTTCGAGGAGTCCCGCAGCGACCCGGACGGTCCTTACGGGGACTTCTACGTCTGGTCCGACACGGACCAGAAGTACGAAGACGCCCGCATCATCTTCGTGGACACCGAGGAATCGAACTGGTCCTTCGACCCGGTCCGCCGGCAGTTCTTCTGGCACCGGTTCTTCAGCCACCAGCCGGACCTGAACTTCGAGAACCCCAAGGTGGTCGAGGCGATCTTCGACGTCGTCCGCTTCTGGCTGGACCAGGGCATCGACGGATTCCGGGCCGACGCGATCCCGTACCTCTTCGAAGAGGACGGCACGAACTGTGAAAACCTCCCGGCCACGCACCGGTTCCTCAAGGACCTGCGCACCATGGTCGACGAGAACTACCCGGGCCGCGTCATCATCGCCGAGGCTAACCAGATGCCGCACGAAGTGGTGGAGTACTTCGGCGACGAAACCGGCGACGAGTGCCACATGTGCTTCCACTTCCCGATCATGCCGCGCCTGTTCTACGCGCTGCGGGACCAGAAGGCCGCTCCGATCATCCAGACAATGGAAGAGACCCCGGAGATTCCGGCCGGCGCACAGTGGGGAACCTTCCTGCGCAACCATGACGAGCTGACGCTGGAAATGGTCACCAATGAGGAGCGCCAGGCGATGCTCGGCTGGTACGCCCCGGATTCCCGCATGCGGGCCAACATCGGCATCCGACGCCGGCTGGCTCCGCTGCTGGACAACTCCCGGTCGGAGATCGAGCTGATCCACGCGATGCTGCTGGCCCTGCCGGGCAGCCCGTTCCTGTACTACGGCGATGAGCTGGGCATGGGGGACAACATCTGGCTGGAAGACCGCGATTCTTCCCGCACACCCATGCAGTGGAACCCGGACCGCAATGCCGGATTCTCCACCGCCGATCCCGGCAAGCTGTACCTGCCGGTGGTGCAGTCGCTGGTTTACCACTACAACCACGTCAATGTGGAAGCGCAGCTGGCCAGCTCGAGTTCGCTGCTGCACTGGATCCGGCAGATGATCATGGTCCGCCGCGCCCACCCGGCCTTCGGCCTGGGGTCCTACCGCAACGTGCCGACCGATGCCGAAGCAGCCCTGGCCTTCGTGCGCGAACTGCCGGACAACAACCCGGAGGGCGAGGTGGGCGAGACAGTGCTGTGTATCTTCAACCTCTCCCAGCACCCCATCTCCGCGTCCATGAAGCTGCCGGAGTTCGCCAACCGCGGACTGCGGGACGCTTTCGGCGGCACGCTCTTCCCCACCATCGGAGAAGACGGTTCCCTGACGCTGACCCTGGGCAGCCACGACTTCTATTGGCTGCGCCTGCGGTCGGTGAAGTCTGACACTTCGTCGCCCCAGACCGAAGCCATTCCCATGATTCCGATCTCGGAGGCGGCACGGAGATGA
- the glgP gene encoding alpha-glucan family phosphorylase — translation MKAIRRFTVRTVLPSSIAPLGKLASNLRWSWHQPTLRLFESIDPAAWKSSGGDPVKLLGTVSREKLESIAQDEHLVSVIADLGADLDKYLNEPRWYQGLGDDAPASIAYFSPEYGISAVLPQYSGGLGILAGDHLKAASDLGVPLVAVGLLYKAGYFKQALSRDGWQLETYPVLDPNALPLTLLREEDGTPARITLPLPDNRQLSAQIWRADVGRVPLLLLDSDVIGNDDAARGITDRLYGGGGDHRLQQELLLGMGGVKALRVHQRLTGAPPAEVFHSNEGHAGFLGVERIRELMDQGMTWEEALTVSRASTVFTTHTPVPAGIDRFEQTQIRHFFTAGLAQSVPTDKILALGAENYEGGDSTKFNMAVMGLRLAQRANGVAKLHGEVSREMFSGLWPGFDVSEVPITSVTNGVHVPTWIDPEVTALASEKFGVATVHDRDWGRAYELDDKDLWDLRRKLRSNLVHDVRRRVKRAWRRRGASDAELAWTQHVLDPDVLTIGFARRVPTYKRLTLMLRDPDRLKALLLHPTHPIQVVVAGKSHPADEQGKKMIQDLVRFTDDPEVRHRIVFLPNYDIAMAQTLFPGCDVWLNNPLRPLEASGTSGMKSAINGGLNLSILDGWWDEMFDGNNGWAIPSANPSKGTRTREVYNADQRDDIEAAALYDLLENSVGPMFYGTEPPAAAGAAGPSDPPTDSLPHEWLEMVKHTLADLGPNVSASRMLKDYVNRLYRPASSSGRSMAADGYTAAKELALWITRVRDGWSTVQVENVDSVGVSENPQIGDTLTVQAYVSLGSLRPEDVSVEAAYGMVTENDRISEHRIQELAPTEDLGSGRHLFTGTIRIEQAGPFGYTVRVLPRHSGLASKAELGLVVNA, via the coding sequence GTGAAGGCTATCCGCAGATTTACCGTCCGAACCGTCCTCCCGTCCAGCATCGCCCCATTGGGGAAGCTGGCCTCGAACCTCCGGTGGTCCTGGCACCAGCCGACGCTCAGGTTGTTTGAAAGCATCGACCCTGCTGCCTGGAAGTCCAGCGGCGGGGACCCCGTGAAGCTTCTCGGGACCGTGAGCCGGGAGAAGCTCGAGAGCATTGCACAGGATGAGCACCTGGTCTCCGTGATCGCCGATCTCGGCGCGGACCTGGACAAGTACCTCAACGAGCCCCGCTGGTACCAGGGCCTGGGTGACGACGCCCCGGCGTCCATTGCGTACTTCTCCCCCGAGTACGGCATCAGCGCCGTACTCCCCCAGTACTCCGGCGGCCTGGGGATCCTGGCCGGCGACCATTTGAAGGCCGCCTCCGATCTTGGAGTGCCCCTGGTTGCGGTGGGGCTGCTCTACAAGGCCGGGTATTTCAAGCAGGCACTCTCCCGCGACGGCTGGCAGCTGGAAACCTATCCCGTACTGGACCCCAATGCCCTGCCGTTGACCCTGCTGCGCGAGGAAGACGGCACCCCGGCGAGAATCACCCTGCCGCTCCCGGACAACCGCCAGCTTTCGGCCCAGATCTGGCGTGCCGACGTCGGGCGCGTACCCCTGCTGTTGCTGGACTCGGACGTCATCGGGAACGACGACGCCGCCCGCGGCATCACGGACCGCCTGTACGGAGGAGGCGGAGACCACCGGCTGCAGCAGGAACTGCTGCTGGGCATGGGCGGCGTAAAGGCCCTGCGCGTACACCAGCGGCTCACCGGGGCTCCGCCCGCCGAGGTCTTCCACAGCAACGAAGGCCATGCCGGCTTCCTGGGCGTAGAGCGCATCCGCGAACTGATGGACCAGGGCATGACGTGGGAGGAAGCGCTGACCGTCTCCCGCGCTTCGACGGTATTCACCACGCACACACCGGTCCCGGCCGGTATCGACCGGTTCGAGCAAACACAGATCCGCCACTTCTTCACCGCGGGCCTGGCACAGTCGGTCCCCACCGACAAGATCCTGGCCCTGGGCGCGGAGAACTACGAGGGTGGAGATTCGACCAAATTCAACATGGCAGTCATGGGCCTGCGGCTGGCCCAGCGGGCCAACGGCGTAGCCAAGCTGCACGGCGAAGTCTCCCGGGAGATGTTCTCCGGCCTGTGGCCGGGCTTTGACGTGTCCGAAGTACCGATCACGTCCGTGACCAACGGCGTGCACGTCCCCACCTGGATCGACCCGGAGGTCACTGCCCTCGCCAGCGAAAAGTTCGGCGTCGCCACCGTGCACGACCGCGACTGGGGCAGGGCCTACGAGCTTGATGACAAGGATCTGTGGGACCTGCGGCGGAAGCTGCGCAGCAACCTGGTCCACGACGTCCGGCGCCGCGTCAAGCGCGCCTGGCGGCGGCGCGGTGCCTCTGACGCGGAGCTGGCCTGGACGCAGCACGTGCTGGATCCGGACGTGCTGACCATTGGCTTTGCCCGCCGGGTGCCCACCTACAAGCGGCTGACCCTGATGCTGCGGGACCCGGACCGGCTCAAGGCACTGCTGCTGCATCCCACCCACCCCATTCAGGTAGTTGTGGCCGGCAAGTCCCACCCTGCCGATGAACAGGGCAAGAAAATGATCCAGGACCTGGTGCGCTTCACCGACGACCCTGAGGTCCGGCACCGGATCGTTTTCCTGCCCAACTACGACATTGCGATGGCTCAGACCCTGTTCCCCGGGTGTGACGTGTGGCTGAACAATCCGCTGCGCCCATTGGAAGCCTCCGGCACCTCCGGCATGAAGTCGGCCATCAACGGCGGACTGAACCTCTCCATCCTCGACGGATGGTGGGACGAGATGTTCGACGGCAACAACGGGTGGGCCATCCCCTCCGCCAATCCCAGCAAGGGAACGCGGACCCGGGAGGTCTACAACGCGGACCAGCGGGACGACATTGAGGCAGCCGCGCTTTATGACCTGCTGGAGAACTCAGTGGGGCCCATGTTCTACGGGACGGAGCCGCCGGCCGCTGCCGGCGCGGCCGGTCCTTCGGATCCGCCTACTGATTCCCTGCCGCACGAGTGGCTGGAAATGGTCAAGCACACCCTGGCGGATCTGGGACCGAATGTTTCCGCTTCCAGGATGCTCAAGGACTACGTGAACCGGCTGTACCGGCCCGCCAGTTCTTCCGGACGGTCCATGGCGGCGGACGGGTACACCGCTGCGAAGGAACTCGCCCTGTGGATCACACGGGTACGTGACGGGTGGTCCACTGTGCAGGTGGAAAACGTGGATTCCGTAGGCGTCAGCGAAAACCCGCAGATCGGCGACACCCTGACGGTGCAGGCCTATGTTTCCCTCGGCTCCCTGCGGCCGGAGGACGTCAGCGTGGAAGCCGCCTACGGCATGGTGACCGAGAACGACCGGATCAGCGAGCACCGCATCCAAGAGCTTGCGCCGACGGAAGACCTAGGGTCGGGCCGCCACCTGTTCACGGGCACCATCCGCATCGAGCAGGCCGGACCGTTCGGCTACACCGTCCGAGTGCTGCCGAGGCATTCCGGGCTGGCGTCGAAGGCTGAACTGGGGCTCGTCGTCAACGCTTAG
- the glgX gene encoding glycogen debranching protein GlgX, with the protein MEHVIGGTTAGSASKRDSRPLPLGVRHTVSGVPDIPDAVNVSVYAPGLPAVDVYYETAPGHWSTAPLTDTVLGIHHGRVYGLRPGSRYGFWPRGRSLPAEPGSFQLLLDPYGRGIEADPVQGSQVYYSVYTAGDFDWGTVRRPHTPWRDTVIYEAHVRGQTMLHPGIPEELRGTYAGMGHPVMVQYLQDLGITAVELLPVHFHADELHLQELGLANYWGYNTLGFFAPHDAYATRAAREAGAQAVQDELKGMVKSLHEAGIEVLLDVVYNHTAEGEPDQPALSWRGLGDETYYRHGPDGGYVDTTGCGNTLDFSEPRIIQLALDSLRYWVQEYHVDGFRFDLAPSLCRGADGRFDPRHPFLVAVAADSVLQDVKLISEPWDVGPDGWQTGRFPQGWADWNDHFRDIVRDFWLRGQADVAAGREGGSLARLAGALAGSAELFVHSGRTPLASINFVTAHDGFTLSDLTMFERKHNEANGEENRDGTGENRSYNHGMEGPTDDERINAARSLTARNLMATLTMSLGVPMLTAGDEIGRSQRGNNNAYCQDNELSWLNWNLDDAAQRMLSTTRELLRLRREYLASQPYRFPADRRQSFLLWFDQEGKPMTPEQWSDPATRVVQVLIGSGDGSLNGLMVLNGTLSDVEVRLPDAPTVRSAAAETGNGFEDISAPGESSGYELVFSTASDPGERRGQIRPSGTTDLVPANSISLYRA; encoded by the coding sequence ATGGAACACGTGATCGGCGGAACCACCGCGGGCAGCGCCTCGAAGCGGGACTCGCGGCCCTTGCCGCTAGGCGTCAGGCACACCGTTTCAGGTGTGCCTGACATCCCTGATGCCGTCAATGTCTCCGTTTACGCCCCGGGCCTGCCCGCCGTCGATGTGTACTACGAGACGGCTCCCGGCCACTGGTCCACGGCCCCGCTGACGGACACTGTCCTCGGGATCCACCACGGCCGGGTGTACGGCCTGCGGCCCGGAAGCCGCTACGGCTTCTGGCCGCGGGGCCGGTCCCTTCCGGCAGAGCCTGGCAGCTTCCAGCTGTTGCTGGACCCCTACGGGCGCGGCATCGAAGCGGATCCGGTGCAGGGGAGCCAGGTCTATTACTCGGTGTACACCGCCGGGGACTTTGACTGGGGCACCGTCCGCCGTCCCCATACCCCCTGGCGGGACACCGTCATCTATGAGGCCCATGTTCGGGGCCAGACCATGCTGCATCCCGGGATTCCGGAAGAGCTCCGGGGCACCTACGCCGGCATGGGGCACCCGGTGATGGTCCAGTACCTGCAGGACCTGGGCATCACTGCGGTGGAACTGCTGCCGGTGCATTTCCATGCCGACGAACTGCACCTGCAGGAGCTGGGGCTGGCAAATTACTGGGGTTACAACACACTCGGGTTCTTCGCCCCGCATGATGCCTACGCCACGCGGGCCGCGCGGGAAGCCGGCGCCCAGGCGGTGCAGGATGAGCTCAAGGGGATGGTGAAGTCCCTTCACGAGGCCGGCATCGAAGTCCTGCTGGACGTGGTGTACAACCACACGGCCGAGGGTGAGCCCGACCAGCCCGCGCTGAGCTGGCGCGGACTGGGAGACGAAACCTATTACCGGCACGGCCCGGACGGTGGGTACGTAGACACCACGGGCTGCGGAAACACCCTGGACTTCAGCGAACCCCGGATCATCCAGCTGGCGCTGGACTCCCTGCGCTACTGGGTGCAGGAGTACCACGTGGACGGTTTCCGCTTCGACCTCGCCCCCTCGCTCTGCCGCGGCGCAGACGGCCGGTTCGATCCGAGGCACCCTTTCCTCGTAGCAGTGGCAGCCGACTCCGTGCTGCAGGACGTAAAGCTGATCTCGGAGCCGTGGGACGTGGGGCCGGACGGCTGGCAAACCGGCCGGTTCCCGCAGGGCTGGGCCGACTGGAACGACCACTTCCGCGACATTGTCCGGGACTTTTGGCTTCGCGGCCAAGCGGACGTTGCCGCGGGGCGGGAAGGAGGTTCCCTGGCGCGGCTGGCGGGTGCATTGGCCGGTTCCGCCGAACTCTTCGTCCACTCCGGCCGGACACCGCTGGCCTCGATCAACTTTGTCACGGCCCACGACGGGTTCACCCTCTCCGACCTGACCATGTTCGAGCGCAAGCACAACGAAGCCAACGGTGAAGAAAACCGGGACGGCACGGGAGAAAACCGCAGCTACAACCACGGCATGGAGGGACCCACGGACGATGAACGGATCAACGCTGCCCGGAGCCTGACTGCCCGGAACCTGATGGCTACGCTCACCATGTCCCTGGGCGTGCCCATGCTCACGGCCGGAGACGAAATCGGCCGGAGCCAGCGCGGGAACAACAATGCGTACTGCCAGGACAACGAGCTCTCCTGGCTGAACTGGAACCTCGACGACGCCGCGCAACGCATGCTCTCGACCACCCGTGAGCTGCTGCGCCTGCGCCGCGAATATCTCGCCAGCCAGCCGTACCGCTTCCCGGCCGACCGCCGGCAGTCCTTCCTGCTCTGGTTCGATCAGGAGGGAAAGCCCATGACACCGGAACAGTGGAGCGATCCCGCCACCCGTGTGGTGCAGGTCCTGATCGGCTCCGGAGACGGTTCGCTGAACGGGTTGATGGTCCTCAACGGCACGCTGTCCGACGTCGAAGTCCGGCTTCCGGACGCACCGACGGTCCGCAGCGCGGCCGCCGAAACGGGCAACGGTTTCGAGGACATTTCTGCCCCTGGTGAATCTTCCGGATACGAACTCGTCTTCTCCACCGCTTCGGATCCGGGGGAGCGCCGGGGCCAAATCCGTCCGTCGGGCACCACCGATCTCGTTCCTGCGAACTCGATCAGCCTCTACCGCGCCTGA